One Oceaniferula flava genomic window carries:
- a CDS encoding DUF4190 domain-containing protein, producing the protein MRRTSGLAIGSMVCGIVSLFFFALPSPIAIILGHVARSKIKKSEGKLVGKKMALAGLICGYASLLLVAAIITSMIVSHNAAEAKKAADITEEIRRGKEIYALVIKYETDHGKFPDRLSQLVTEGYVGSLDHLQPQVGGNWLYFQGLTSESYESKYFIRSNHYKTVIYVDGSDGDRDLSFTLEPTDFPVDGHPMIKE; encoded by the coding sequence ATGCGCCGCACCTCTGGGCTCGCCATTGGCAGCATGGTTTGCGGCATTGTCTCCTTATTCTTTTTTGCGCTCCCCAGCCCCATCGCCATCATTCTCGGGCATGTGGCGAGGTCGAAAATTAAAAAATCGGAGGGCAAACTGGTCGGTAAAAAAATGGCGCTCGCCGGCCTGATCTGCGGTTATGCCAGTCTGCTATTGGTCGCAGCCATCATCACCAGCATGATCGTGAGCCACAACGCCGCTGAGGCCAAGAAGGCAGCGGACATCACCGAGGAAATCCGCCGAGGAAAAGAAATTTACGCACTCGTTATCAAATACGAAACCGACCACGGCAAGTTCCCAGACCGACTAAGCCAACTGGTCACGGAAGGATACGTCGGCTCACTCGATCACCTTCAGCCGCAGGTGGGCGGAAACTGGCTCTATTTCCAAGGGCTCACTTCAGAGTCGTATGAGTCAAAATATTTCATTCGCTCGAACCACTACAAAACCGTGATTTACGTCGATGGCAGCGACGGCGATCGAGACTTGTCCTTCACCCTCGAACCCACCGATTTCCCAGTCGATGGGCACCCCATGATCAAGGAGTAA
- a CDS encoding rhodanese-like domain-containing protein, protein MHTALSTLTLAAATLWLAACSDSTTPASPSLATATTPVKTAPVRSEVAKPVVAVPKTQKPVKPGAVTSIAIDQLFSMKAAGTAVVYDVRPPLFYRLGHIDGAESMPLIKYDKIIAEKRPQLDAAIKAGKLIILYCQNSNCPDAHSTAVRLSKLGYSTSIYRDGWEGWKQAGLE, encoded by the coding sequence ATGCACACAGCTCTTTCCACGCTCACCCTGGCGGCGGCCACTCTCTGGCTTGCTGCTTGTTCCGACTCCACCACGCCCGCCAGCCCATCTCTGGCGACAGCTACTACGCCGGTGAAAACTGCCCCCGTTCGAAGTGAAGTCGCCAAACCGGTCGTGGCCGTGCCGAAGACTCAAAAACCCGTCAAACCTGGAGCGGTGACGAGCATTGCCATCGACCAGTTGTTCAGCATGAAGGCAGCCGGAACGGCCGTGGTCTACGATGTCCGGCCTCCTCTGTTCTATCGCCTCGGCCACATCGATGGCGCCGAAAGCATGCCGCTGATCAAGTATGATAAAATCATCGCCGAAAAACGCCCGCAGCTTGATGCCGCTATCAAGGCAGGAAAACTCATCATTCTCTACTGCCAAAACTCCAACTGTCCGGATGCCCACAGCACCGCCGTCCGCCTCTCGAAACTAGGCTACTCCACCTCCATCTACCGCGACGGCTGGGAAGGTTGGAAACAGGCCGGCCTCGAGTAA
- a CDS encoding RidA family protein: protein MTIEEKISSLGYTLPEAPAPAGSYVNCVRSGNQLFLAGGIPPLDDDTYLGKVPTDTSLETAQEAARLITLNRLAVVKDEIGDLDKVVRIVNVGGFVNSEPDFYQHPAVINGCSDLLVEIFGDKGIHSRTALGAAALPLNVSVEINMIVEVE from the coding sequence ATGACGATCGAAGAAAAAATCTCCTCCCTCGGCTACACGCTCCCCGAAGCTCCAGCCCCTGCGGGTTCTTATGTGAACTGCGTTCGCTCCGGCAACCAGCTGTTCCTCGCCGGTGGCATCCCACCGCTGGATGACGACACCTATCTCGGAAAAGTCCCCACCGACACCTCGCTGGAAACTGCTCAGGAGGCGGCCCGTCTGATCACTCTGAACCGCCTCGCGGTGGTGAAAGATGAAATCGGCGATCTCGATAAAGTCGTCCGCATCGTCAACGTCGGTGGCTTTGTCAACTCGGAGCCGGACTTCTATCAGCACCCGGCTGTGATCAATGGCTGCTCGGACCTGTTAGTGGAAATTTTCGGCGACAAGGGCATCCACTCCCGCACAGCACTCGGAGCCGCAGCACTGCCGCTCAATGTCTCCGTGGAGATCAACATGATCGTGGAGGTGGAGTAA
- a CDS encoding DUF4190 domain-containing protein, producing MSNPPPQPYQPPVPQPTESRQPETCPLATVSLVLGICAFFTWIITGIPAVICGHMAKSKIKKSGGALTGSGKATAGLICGYVSFGMIFVIAFLSALATPVIMKQKRKAEQVQTTSAAKQIFLHLIEYDDDYGQFPESLEALAAANKSIDLDELQPHRGEWIYHGDTLSNSDNSGAFLLSWQQQHTDKWVILRIDGSVQVLQDASYQAALRSQNAP from the coding sequence ATGAGCAACCCACCCCCTCAGCCATACCAGCCCCCAGTCCCCCAACCGACTGAGTCGCGACAGCCGGAAACGTGCCCACTGGCAACGGTCAGTCTGGTCCTCGGTATCTGCGCTTTTTTCACCTGGATCATTACCGGAATCCCCGCCGTGATCTGCGGTCACATGGCCAAGAGCAAGATCAAGAAATCTGGCGGAGCACTCACAGGCTCAGGCAAAGCCACCGCCGGCCTCATCTGCGGCTATGTTTCCTTTGGAATGATCTTCGTCATCGCCTTCTTATCTGCCTTGGCCACTCCGGTGATCATGAAGCAGAAACGTAAAGCGGAACAGGTGCAAACCACCTCAGCAGCGAAGCAGATCTTTCTCCACCTGATCGAATACGATGACGATTATGGGCAATTCCCAGAATCTCTCGAAGCCCTCGCTGCAGCGAATAAGTCTATCGACCTCGACGAGCTTCAACCCCATCGCGGCGAATGGATCTATCACGGCGACACTCTAAGCAACTCGGATAACAGTGGCGCTTTCTTATTATCATGGCAGCAGCAACACACGGATAAGTGGGTAATTCTCCGCATTGATGGCTCCGTTCAGGTTCTGCAGGACGCTTCTTACCAAGCGGCATTGAGATCACAAAACGCACCGTAA
- the dnaA gene encoding chromosomal replication initiator protein DnaA, translating into MKKTAAARDLPVDGDVALTNGEMMTEMVDEPKLWNKVSELLQELVSGDAFHRWFESARLTSVSETEAVLAVASDMHQVWIETNYLPEVQTAFSQASRLPCKVKIVVDDMTTESASNNGLDTAENGTASNAVSKSSNKNSGVAASSPKNSSIQFGKNAKVKDEPAIGRKLKLAGLNPQFSFDRFVVGQNNEFAHAACMAVASAAKAVYNPLFIHGDSGLGKTHLMQAIGQKLMEQDPSAKVVYLTCEKFTNEFIDMVRKGSLEKFRRKYRRADILLIDDIQFLAGKERSQEEFFHTFNELLDLQSQVVLTSDRPASELKNVEPRLVSRFESGLTVELQPPGIETRLAILRRKMEDWDVKLGDDILNMLAERIQSNVRRLEGGLVRIATYASLGTEQITIERTEFLLKDILREEGQKRVTIDSIQKAVSEHFDLRVADMTSRRRPTNIAFPRQIAMYLSRSLTQCSLVEIGEAFGGRDHGTVIYACRKVQERVTDEPMVRDAVDILTTVLKRK; encoded by the coding sequence ATGAAGAAAACCGCCGCTGCTCGTGATCTCCCCGTCGATGGAGATGTTGCTCTTACCAATGGAGAAATGATGACCGAAATGGTCGATGAACCGAAGCTGTGGAATAAGGTTTCTGAGTTGCTGCAAGAGCTGGTGAGTGGGGATGCTTTTCACCGTTGGTTCGAGTCCGCTCGCTTGACCTCTGTCAGCGAAACGGAAGCAGTGTTAGCTGTGGCTAGTGACATGCACCAGGTGTGGATCGAAACCAACTACCTGCCCGAAGTTCAAACAGCCTTTTCCCAAGCCTCACGATTGCCCTGCAAGGTGAAGATTGTCGTCGATGACATGACCACAGAGTCGGCTTCTAACAATGGTTTGGATACTGCTGAAAATGGAACCGCATCAAACGCTGTTTCAAAGTCGTCTAACAAAAACTCCGGAGTGGCAGCTTCGTCACCCAAAAATAGCAGCATCCAGTTCGGGAAAAATGCTAAGGTTAAAGATGAGCCTGCCATTGGGCGTAAGTTGAAACTGGCGGGCTTGAACCCACAGTTCAGTTTCGATCGCTTTGTGGTCGGCCAGAACAACGAGTTTGCTCACGCGGCCTGCATGGCGGTGGCATCCGCAGCCAAGGCCGTTTACAACCCACTTTTCATCCACGGTGATTCCGGTCTTGGAAAAACTCACTTGATGCAAGCCATCGGGCAGAAGCTCATGGAGCAGGACCCAAGTGCGAAAGTGGTTTATCTCACCTGTGAGAAATTCACCAACGAGTTCATCGACATGGTGCGCAAGGGCTCCCTCGAGAAGTTCCGCCGGAAATACCGCCGCGCCGATATTCTCCTGATCGATGACATTCAGTTTCTGGCCGGAAAAGAACGCTCGCAGGAAGAATTCTTCCACACCTTCAACGAGCTTCTCGATTTGCAGAGCCAGGTGGTGTTGACCTCAGACCGCCCCGCTTCGGAGTTGAAAAATGTCGAGCCACGTTTGGTTTCCCGATTTGAAAGTGGCCTAACTGTGGAGCTGCAGCCTCCCGGGATCGAAACCCGACTCGCGATTCTGCGTCGCAAGATGGAGGACTGGGATGTGAAACTGGGGGACGATATTCTCAATATGCTGGCCGAACGGATCCAGAGCAACGTGCGCCGTCTTGAAGGTGGTTTGGTTCGCATCGCGACCTACGCCTCTCTCGGAACCGAGCAGATCACCATCGAGCGCACTGAGTTTTTGCTGAAGGACATTCTTCGTGAGGAGGGTCAGAAGCGGGTCACGATCGATTCCATTCAAAAAGCAGTTAGCGAACATTTCGATCTGCGAGTGGCCGATATGACCAGCCGTCGCCGTCCTACCAATATTGCCTTTCCTCGTCAGATCGCGATGTATCTGAGTCGGAGTCTAACACAGTGCTCTCTGGTGGAAATTGGCGAGGCCTTTGGTGGTCGGGATCACGGCACTGTTATCTACGCCTGCCGCAAGGTTCAGGAGCGTGTGACGGATGAGCCTATGGTGCGTGATGCTGTGGATATCTTGACCACGGTGCTGAAGCGGAAATAG
- a CDS encoding sodium:solute symporter family transporter, with protein sequence MEKEVHEFFTLLDWAVVVVYMLLTTWLGHKLSGKQASIKDFFLGGKTIPWWAVSGSMIATEISALTFIGVPGGVYALSGDWTYLQWGIGSIIARLAVAYWLVPLYYEKEIYSPYDFMGNRLGEGARRLVTGLFSLGAILGQSVRVLVTAIILKVVTGMDVSVCIMVIGLVAVIWTFMGGMQTVIWTDVMQFCLFIFGGLLAFGILAGQLGWGQISVLNQVVIDGEHVNKLRWIDLTTPFQDPTLKYTMWVALLAMPFQNFAAFGVDQLNTQRMFCCGNIKDARKAMAWSSVSILITILMLAVGAGLFAWYQVHIPGGQLAESFKANPNYVFPTWITLEVPAGVSGLILAGAFAAAISSLDSILAALSQTSLSVIYGRERLEEEGKGEEMVRLSRIVVCIWGVILTAAALLLWVVYQRNPDSDLIGLAFGMVAYTYGPLLGVLLAAIIPLRSHVVGLVIGTMASVLLVSWFRPELPMLLDVAGLKDLSEAVIGSRPSLASEWFFPVNASLTLVCGLLSGLFVRK encoded by the coding sequence ATGGAGAAAGAGGTTCACGAATTTTTTACCCTATTGGACTGGGCTGTTGTGGTGGTTTACATGCTGCTGACCACCTGGCTCGGGCACAAACTCTCCGGCAAGCAGGCCAGCATTAAAGATTTCTTTCTCGGTGGCAAAACCATCCCGTGGTGGGCGGTGAGCGGATCGATGATCGCCACCGAAATCAGTGCACTGACATTCATCGGGGTGCCGGGCGGCGTCTATGCGCTATCGGGCGACTGGACTTACTTGCAATGGGGCATAGGCTCCATTATCGCGCGCTTGGCCGTGGCTTACTGGCTGGTGCCTCTTTATTACGAGAAGGAAATTTACAGCCCGTATGATTTCATGGGGAACCGACTGGGTGAGGGGGCTCGCCGTCTAGTGACCGGATTATTTTCCCTCGGTGCCATCCTCGGGCAGAGTGTGCGCGTGCTGGTCACGGCGATTATTTTGAAAGTGGTCACCGGCATGGATGTCAGTGTATGCATCATGGTGATTGGTCTGGTTGCCGTGATCTGGACTTTCATGGGAGGGATGCAGACAGTGATCTGGACCGATGTCATGCAGTTCTGCCTGTTTATTTTTGGCGGGCTTCTTGCCTTCGGTATCCTCGCCGGGCAGCTCGGCTGGGGGCAGATCTCGGTGCTGAACCAGGTGGTGATCGATGGCGAACATGTGAACAAGTTGCGCTGGATCGATCTCACCACGCCCTTCCAAGATCCCACCTTGAAATACACCATGTGGGTCGCCTTGTTGGCCATGCCGTTCCAGAACTTTGCCGCCTTCGGGGTGGACCAACTGAATACCCAGCGGATGTTCTGCTGCGGTAATATTAAGGACGCCCGCAAGGCCATGGCCTGGAGTAGCGTGTCCATCCTCATCACCATCCTTATGCTGGCGGTGGGGGCGGGTCTGTTCGCCTGGTATCAGGTGCACATTCCTGGCGGGCAGCTGGCCGAAAGTTTCAAGGCCAATCCCAACTACGTCTTCCCCACTTGGATCACTCTGGAGGTGCCAGCTGGTGTCAGCGGATTGATCCTCGCCGGTGCCTTTGCCGCGGCAATTTCCAGTCTCGATTCCATCCTCGCTGCGCTGAGTCAGACCAGCCTCTCCGTGATCTACGGAAGGGAGCGGTTAGAAGAAGAAGGGAAGGGGGAGGAAATGGTTCGTTTGTCACGAATCGTGGTCTGTATCTGGGGTGTGATTCTGACCGCTGCGGCGCTGCTCCTGTGGGTGGTCTATCAGCGGAATCCGGACAGCGATTTGATTGGCCTGGCCTTCGGGATGGTGGCTTACACCTATGGCCCACTTCTGGGTGTTTTGCTCGCCGCCATTATTCCGCTGCGCAGCCATGTTGTCGGTTTGGTGATCGGAACCATGGCTTCGGTTTTGTTGGTCTCTTGGTTCCGTCCGGAGTTGCCAATGCTGTTAGATGTGGCCGGTTTAAAGGATCTGAGTGAGGCAGTTATCGGCTCCCGACCTAGCCTCGCATCCGAGTGGTTTTTCCCTGTGAATGCGAGTCTGACTCTGGTGTGCGGATTGCTCAGTGGTTTGTTTGTTAGAAAATAA
- a CDS encoding CTP synthase → MPQPTKYIFVTGGVVSSLGKGLAAASLGTLLEHRGLSVILQKFDPYLNVDPGTMSPYQHGEVYVLDDGAETDLDLGHYERFTNCTLTRFNNLTSGQVFENVIRKERKGEYLGKTVQFIPHCTDEIKARINDVTLRSDADVIITEIGGTVGDIEGHLFLEALRQFSLEVGRDNVCFVHVTLLPRIRAAGEIKTKPTQQSVAKLREIGIMPDIIVCRTEHDLDEENKKKIAMFCNVEPGNVVAFRDVDHTIYECPLDLRRDKLDRLVSDKLGIESETPDLKEWREFVDRIINPTHEVNIAVVGKYIELQDAYKSIYESLTHAGAAHDTRINLVRVEAEAIEEDGAVKHLSEVNGILIPGGFGDRGTEGKILTAKFARENNIPYFGICLGMQIATIEFARNVCGLTTANSTEFDKDTEHPVISLQEEQQGIEDLGATMRLGASDSVVYPDTKAAELYGAETISERHRHRYEFNPSYREQVENAGMKISSVSADQGLVEIVEIPEHPFFIGAQFHPEFQSKPNHPHPLFSGFVAASLAAKNEA, encoded by the coding sequence ATGCCTCAGCCTACTAAATACATTTTCGTCACCGGAGGAGTTGTTTCCTCACTCGGTAAGGGACTTGCCGCCGCCTCGCTCGGCACCCTGCTCGAACACCGCGGACTTTCCGTCATCCTGCAGAAGTTTGACCCCTACCTGAATGTGGACCCAGGCACGATGTCGCCCTACCAGCACGGTGAGGTTTACGTGCTCGACGATGGTGCGGAGACCGATCTGGATCTCGGCCACTACGAGCGCTTCACCAACTGCACCCTGACCCGCTTCAACAACCTCACCTCAGGTCAGGTCTTTGAAAACGTCATCCGCAAGGAGCGCAAAGGTGAGTATCTGGGAAAAACCGTGCAGTTCATTCCGCATTGCACCGATGAGATCAAGGCCCGCATCAATGACGTTACCCTGCGCTCAGACGCCGATGTCATCATCACTGAAATCGGTGGCACCGTCGGCGATATCGAAGGCCACCTCTTCCTCGAGGCGCTGCGCCAGTTTTCTCTCGAAGTCGGCCGCGACAACGTTTGCTTCGTCCACGTCACCCTGCTGCCACGCATCCGTGCGGCGGGTGAAATCAAGACCAAGCCGACCCAACAGTCAGTGGCCAAACTGCGCGAGATCGGCATCATGCCGGACATCATCGTCTGCCGCACCGAGCACGATCTCGATGAGGAAAACAAGAAAAAGATCGCCATGTTCTGCAACGTCGAGCCCGGCAATGTGGTGGCCTTCCGCGATGTCGATCACACCATCTACGAGTGCCCGCTGGACCTCCGTCGCGATAAGTTAGACCGCCTCGTCAGCGATAAACTCGGTATCGAATCGGAAACGCCCGACCTCAAGGAGTGGCGCGAATTTGTCGATCGCATCATCAACCCGACCCACGAAGTCAACATCGCGGTGGTCGGGAAATACATCGAGCTTCAGGACGCCTACAAGTCGATCTACGAATCCCTCACCCACGCCGGTGCCGCCCATGATACCCGGATCAACCTCGTGCGGGTGGAAGCCGAGGCCATCGAGGAAGATGGCGCGGTGAAACACCTTTCCGAAGTGAACGGTATCCTCATCCCCGGTGGCTTTGGCGATCGTGGCACCGAAGGCAAGATCCTCACGGCCAAGTTTGCCCGCGAGAACAACATCCCCTACTTCGGCATCTGTCTCGGTATGCAGATCGCCACCATCGAGTTCGCCCGCAACGTCTGCGGTCTCACCACCGCGAACTCCACCGAGTTCGACAAAGACACCGAGCACCCGGTCATCTCCCTACAAGAAGAACAGCAAGGGATCGAAGATCTCGGCGCCACCATGCGACTCGGCGCCAGCGATTCCGTGGTCTACCCCGACACCAAAGCGGCCGAACTCTACGGAGCGGAAACCATCAGCGAGCGCCACCGCCACCGCTACGAGTTCAACCCGAGCTACCGCGAGCAGGTTGAGAATGCCGGCATGAAAATCAGCTCCGTCTCAGCCGATCAAGGGCTGGTGGAAATTGTCGAGATCCCCGAGCACCCGTTTTTCATCGGTGCCCAGTTCCACCCGGAATTCCAATCGAAACCCAATCATCCGCATCCCCTGTTCTCCGGTTTTGTCGCCGCGTCTCTGGCCGCGAAAAACGAAGCCTAA
- a CDS encoding FAD-dependent oxidoreductase — translation MIIGQGLAGSTLAMSLLARGQRLLVVDRQDAGSSSRVAAGLVTPVTGKGLNPAWRQHEYLPAAVDFYQKLEKKTGEKFYHPMDVVRIFGSEKEQTKWRGKADEHQRWGSETDLSKCQLTAEHGGVRMHDGAWLDTRKFLDVVRNRLITEDAWREAEFSEKDVRFSEGSISWQDVTAKKIILCQGAYGLGQGGWFGNVPHRSAKGEILTLNVDGLDSDKRYHANGWLAPRGDGTWKAGATYEWNRLDSEPTAGGREEVMEKISSWCPADLKVVGHEAGVRPIIRNSRPVIGFHAEHKQVGFFNGLGSKGSLMAPAVATHFAEVLTSECEIDPELVFPTANHSQHLISGSLIASAHAAVRECVSDGDTVIDATVGNGHDTLFLAKTVGAGGQVIGFDIQQQAIESARIRLTEGGVGDDVVQLHVRSHAEMEDVVQGEVSCVMFNLGYLPGADKSLITKEDSTLRALSQAVALLKSGGLLSVMCYPGHAGGDTEAAQVKRWLLGLPEEQYEMHLYQRSGYRSSTPFLLLARKK, via the coding sequence TTGATTATCGGACAAGGACTGGCCGGCAGCACGCTGGCGATGTCTCTGCTGGCTCGTGGGCAGCGACTACTGGTGGTGGACCGGCAGGACGCTGGGTCATCGTCGCGGGTGGCGGCCGGATTGGTCACTCCGGTCACAGGAAAAGGTCTGAATCCAGCATGGCGACAGCATGAGTATCTTCCTGCGGCTGTGGACTTCTATCAAAAATTGGAAAAGAAGACTGGTGAGAAGTTTTATCACCCCATGGACGTGGTCCGGATCTTTGGCTCCGAAAAAGAACAAACGAAGTGGAGAGGCAAGGCTGACGAACACCAACGCTGGGGCAGCGAGACCGATCTGAGCAAGTGCCAACTCACCGCTGAGCACGGAGGGGTGCGCATGCATGACGGTGCTTGGCTGGACACTCGAAAATTTCTCGATGTGGTTAGAAATCGGCTGATCACGGAGGACGCATGGCGTGAGGCTGAATTTTCAGAAAAGGATGTCCGTTTTTCAGAAGGAAGCATCAGCTGGCAGGATGTGACTGCAAAGAAAATCATCCTCTGTCAAGGTGCCTACGGACTGGGGCAAGGGGGATGGTTTGGCAACGTGCCGCATCGGAGTGCCAAGGGGGAGATTCTGACGCTCAATGTCGACGGCCTCGACTCCGATAAACGCTACCATGCTAACGGCTGGTTAGCACCGCGAGGCGACGGCACTTGGAAAGCTGGAGCCACTTATGAATGGAATCGTCTCGACTCTGAACCCACTGCCGGGGGGCGCGAGGAGGTGATGGAGAAAATTTCCAGCTGGTGTCCTGCGGATCTGAAGGTAGTTGGTCACGAAGCGGGTGTTAGGCCAATCATCCGCAATAGCCGGCCAGTGATCGGGTTTCATGCCGAGCACAAGCAGGTGGGCTTTTTCAATGGTCTTGGCTCCAAAGGCTCGCTGATGGCTCCAGCGGTGGCGACACATTTTGCTGAGGTATTAACTAGTGAATGTGAAATCGATCCAGAGTTGGTATTTCCTACCGCGAATCATTCTCAGCATTTGATAAGTGGGAGCTTAATCGCCTCAGCGCATGCAGCTGTTAGGGAGTGTGTGAGCGATGGCGATACCGTGATCGATGCAACTGTAGGAAATGGGCACGATACCCTGTTTCTGGCTAAAACGGTGGGGGCTGGCGGTCAGGTGATCGGGTTTGATATTCAGCAGCAAGCGATTGAGTCCGCCCGCATTCGTCTAACTGAAGGCGGTGTCGGCGACGACGTTGTGCAGCTTCATGTTAGATCGCATGCAGAGATGGAGGACGTGGTGCAAGGCGAGGTCTCCTGTGTGATGTTTAATCTCGGTTACCTACCAGGCGCCGACAAATCGCTGATCACCAAGGAGGACAGCACACTCCGAGCATTGTCTCAGGCGGTGGCGTTGCTGAAAAGCGGGGGCTTGCTGAGCGTGATGTGCTACCCAGGCCACGCCGGAGGGGATACCGAGGCGGCGCAGGTGAAACGTTGGCTGTTAGGGCTACCAGAGGAGCAATACGAGATGCACCTCTACCAGCGATCTGGCTATCGCAGCAGCACTCCATTTCTCCTTCTGGCACGAAAGAAATAA
- the kdsB gene encoding 3-deoxy-manno-octulosonate cytidylyltransferase, with translation MKQFPKESCRFSWVDHNSLPDLSNVASSGKHHLIGIIPARWASTRFPGKPLHLIAGKPLVQHVWERCQQCSILDDVVIATDDSRIEEAAKSFGAKVVMTSAEHPTGTDRIAEAAAALPNATHVINIQGDEPLIDPALIDQLGESLLADSGISMATAATPITDDALMDDPNVVKVVLAHNGDALYFSRSPLPYRRSESPALQLYRHKGIYAYRRDFLEQFVTWEPSPLELAESLEQLRALENSARIKVLITDDESPGVDTLEQAQQIEALLR, from the coding sequence TTGAAACAATTTCCAAAAGAGTCTTGTCGTTTCAGCTGGGTCGATCATAACTCACTTCCAGATTTGAGCAACGTGGCTAGTTCTGGAAAACATCATCTTATTGGCATCATCCCAGCTCGCTGGGCCTCGACGCGCTTCCCTGGGAAACCGCTTCATCTGATCGCCGGAAAGCCGCTCGTGCAGCACGTTTGGGAACGCTGCCAGCAATGTTCGATCTTGGACGACGTGGTCATCGCCACCGACGACTCACGCATTGAGGAAGCCGCCAAGTCTTTTGGAGCCAAAGTAGTCATGACCTCCGCCGAGCACCCGACCGGCACCGATCGCATCGCCGAGGCCGCCGCCGCGCTACCCAACGCCACCCACGTGATCAACATTCAAGGCGACGAGCCGCTAATCGATCCGGCACTGATTGACCAGCTGGGCGAATCTTTGCTCGCCGACTCAGGCATCTCAATGGCCACCGCGGCCACCCCCATCACCGACGACGCTCTGATGGACGACCCGAACGTGGTCAAGGTGGTGCTTGCCCACAACGGCGACGCCCTCTATTTCTCCCGCAGCCCGCTGCCCTACCGCCGGTCCGAGAGTCCAGCGCTCCAGCTCTATCGGCACAAAGGGATCTACGCTTACCGACGCGATTTTCTGGAACAATTCGTCACCTGGGAGCCCTCACCGCTAGAGCTTGCGGAATCTCTCGAACAACTCCGCGCGCTGGAAAACAGTGCCCGCATTAAAGTCCTGATCACTGACGACGAATCCCCCGGCGTCGACACCCTCGAACAGGCGCAACAGATCGAAGCCCTGCTGCGCTAA
- the dnaN gene encoding DNA polymerase III subunit beta: MKFSISKEAFLDALQQVQHVVSNRATLPILSNVLIEAADGKLKLTTTDLDVGVSGSVEANIEKEGTTTLPVKRLVSIIRELPASEVEVSVDGKNHASIKCGPSFFKIIGLGEDEFPPLPKFEDSTEFKIAQSVLHDAIKKTSYAISTDETRYVLNGIYVSFREGKMTFVATDGRRLAMVENELEYPASNETDIIVPSKAVGELQRMLGGEGDALVRLSGNQISFEIGDSIIVSKLIEGNYPNYKQVIPGERKERITINREEFLNTVRRISLLTSESSNSVKLTFSKGSIDVQANSKDIGEAKEPIVADYDGDEFAIAFNPEFLMAPLKNLGEESVYLDLIDGMSPGVIRIDSSFLYVIMPMRVSA, encoded by the coding sequence ATGAAATTCTCAATCAGCAAGGAAGCGTTCCTCGATGCTCTGCAACAAGTGCAACACGTCGTCAGTAACCGGGCCACATTACCCATCCTTTCTAACGTCCTTATCGAAGCCGCAGATGGCAAGTTGAAGCTTACCACCACCGATCTTGATGTGGGTGTCAGCGGTAGCGTGGAAGCGAACATTGAAAAAGAAGGCACCACCACGCTGCCCGTAAAACGTCTGGTGAGCATTATTCGTGAGCTGCCAGCCAGCGAAGTGGAAGTTTCCGTGGACGGCAAGAACCACGCATCGATCAAGTGTGGTCCTAGTTTCTTCAAAATCATCGGTCTGGGTGAAGACGAGTTCCCGCCGCTTCCTAAATTCGAGGACTCCACCGAGTTCAAGATCGCCCAGAGTGTGCTGCACGATGCGATTAAGAAAACTTCCTACGCCATCTCCACCGATGAAACCCGCTACGTGCTGAACGGTATCTACGTTTCTTTCCGCGAAGGGAAAATGACCTTCGTCGCCACCGATGGTCGTCGTCTGGCCATGGTGGAAAACGAACTGGAATACCCGGCCAGCAACGAGACCGATATCATCGTGCCATCCAAGGCCGTGGGTGAGCTGCAACGCATGCTCGGCGGTGAAGGGGACGCTTTGGTTCGCCTCAGCGGCAATCAGATTTCCTTTGAAATCGGCGACAGCATCATCGTCAGCAAACTCATCGAGGGCAACTACCCAAACTACAAGCAGGTGATCCCCGGCGAGCGCAAAGAGCGCATCACCATCAACCGCGAAGAGTTCCTCAACACCGTCCGCCGTATCTCACTGCTGACTTCCGAAAGCTCGAACTCCGTGAAGCTGACCTTCAGCAAGGGCAGCATCGACGTGCAGGCTAACTCGAAAGACATCGGTGAAGCGAAAGAACCCATCGTGGCCGACTACGATGGTGACGAGTTCGCCATCGCCTTCAACCCGGAGTTTCTCATGGCGCCGCTGAAAAACCTCGGCGAAGAAAGTGTCTACCTCGACCTGATCGACGGCATGAGCCCCGGTGTGATCCGCATCGACAGCTCGTTCCTCTATGTCATCATGCCCATGCGCGTGAGTGCCTAA